The Gopherus evgoodei ecotype Sinaloan lineage chromosome 8, rGopEvg1_v1.p, whole genome shotgun sequence genome includes a region encoding these proteins:
- the DMRTA2 gene encoding doublesex- and mab-3-related transcription factor A2, with the protein MPSVPSAPPPVPPSSVAAAAAAAAASLPVSVAGSLLRGPPLLLRAAEKYPRTPKCARCRNHGVVSALKGHKRYCRWKDCMCAKCTLIAERQRVMAAQVALRRQQAQEENEARELQLLYGTAEGLALAAANGIIPPRPAYEVFGSVCSGASGEGGPGGSDSKLQKFDLFPKTLLPSRAVTPQQAGGKPLSPDRESVPGTSSPEARQGSGSENGDGESFLSSPVSKGPKEGEESPGSISPLGSDSGSEAEKDEQDPSPSAGGRQRTPIDILTRVFPAHRRSVLELVLQGCGGDVVQAIEQILNNRGPDKGPEESWARDGALQPSPAAAAAHHRPLMAGPMSPAIGTLGSRSAFSPLQPNAGHFGAEAGAYPLGTHLGLNPLRLAYSAHSRGLAFMAPYSTAGLMPTLGFRPPMDYAFSDLMRDRSAVHKEQVYSSGLYGPMVNNTPEKQ; encoded by the exons ATGCCCAGCGTCCCCTCGGCGCCCCCTCCGGTGCCCCCCAGCTCGGTGGCGGCCGCCGCGGCAGCAGCGGCCGCAAGCTTGCCGGTGAGCGTGGCCGGCAGCCTCCTTCGGGGcccgccgctgctgctgcggGCTGCCGAGAAGTACCCGCGCACGCCCAAGTGCGCCCGGTGCCGGAACCACGGGGTGGTGTCGGCGCTGAAGGGCCACAAGCGCTACTGCCGCTGGAAGGACTGCATGTGCGCCAAGTGCACCCTGATCGCCGAGCGCCAGCGCGTCATGGCCGCGCAGGTGGCGCTGCGCCGCCAGCAGGCGCAGGAGGAGAACGAGGCCCGCGAGCTCCAGCTGCTCTACGGCACCGCGGAGGGGCTGGCCCTGGCTGCGGCCAACGGCATCATCCCGCCCCGGCCGGCCTACGAGGTCTTCGGCTCCGTCTGCAGCGGGGCCAGCGGCGAGGGAGGCCCTGGGGGCTCGG aCTCCAAGCTGCAGAAGTTCGACCTGTTCCCCAAGACGCTGCTGCCCAGCCGGGCTGTGACCCCGCAGCAGGCGGGCGGGAAGCCCCTGTCTCCGGACAGGGAGTCGGTGCCGGGCACCTCCTCCCCCGAAGCTCGCCAAGGCTCGGGCTCGGAGAACGGGGACGGCGAGTCTTTCCTGAGCTCGCCCGTCTCCAAGGGGccgaaggagggggaggagagcccGGGCTCCATCAGCCCGCTGGGCTCGGACTCGGGCTCGGAGGCAGAGAAGGACGAGCAGGACCCGTCGCCCTCGGCCGGCGGCCGCCAGCGGACTCCCATCGACATCCTGACGCGGGTCTTCCCGGCGCACCGGCGCAGCGTGCTGGAGCTGGTGCTGCAGGGCTGCGGCGGGGACGTGGTGCAGGCCATCGAGCAGATCCTCAACAACCGCGGCCCGGACAAGGGGCCCGAGGAGAGCTGGGCCCGGGACGgcgccctgcagcccagcccggccgccgccgccgcccacCACCGGCCCCTGATGGCCGGCCCCATGAGCCCGGCCATCGGCACGCTGGGCAGCCGCTCCGCCTTCTCGCCGCTGCAGCCCAACGCCGGCCACTTCGGCGCCGAGGCCGGGGCCTACCCGCTGGGCACCCACCTGGGCCTCAACCCGCTGCGCCTGGCCTACTCGGCGCACAGCCGGGGACTGGCCTTCATGGCCCCCTACTCCACCGCCGGCCTCATGCCCACGCTGGGCTTCCGGCCGCCCATGGACTACGCCTTCAGCGACCTCATGCGGGACCGCTCCGCCGTGCACAAGGAGCAGGTCTACTCCAGCGGCCTCTACGGGCCCATGGTCAATAACACCCCCGAGAAGCAATAG